The proteins below are encoded in one region of Paraburkholderia aromaticivorans:
- a CDS encoding FliI/YscN family ATPase, protein MSVPPLLSGRPVLSARIVEARGVIVRVVGASLRIGEMVRLVRSDMPEPQIGEVVGFSQEGALVVPLDGLVGLSDITQVEGCGLSWGRLDALAMLGRVVDGLGRPLDGGVAPKAASSQQSMDMLSHINPLDRPVISTPFATGVRAIDGLLSCGVGQRVGIFAPAGGGKSTLMGMIANGATVDAIVVALIGERGREVGEFIHDHLGARGASSVVIASTSERPAAERIKAAELACRVASDLRAEGKHVLLLFDSLTRYARALREVGLAVGEPPVRRGYPPRVFAELPRLIETAGLTRQGAVTAFFTVLAEDEEMSDPVAEEARSLLDGHIQLSGRLGGAGHYPAIDVLKSKSRVMSRVTSGAHRDDANRVRGWMSRYQEVELLLQIGEYRRGNDSASDLAIDRHEMIERFLRQRHDEYSGWETTIALLRALCRGSRE, encoded by the coding sequence ATGTCAGTGCCACCACTGCTTTCAGGCCGGCCCGTGTTGAGCGCGCGGATCGTCGAAGCGCGTGGCGTTATCGTGCGCGTGGTGGGTGCTTCGTTGCGCATCGGCGAAATGGTCCGGCTCGTGCGGTCCGATATGCCAGAACCGCAGATCGGGGAGGTGGTGGGCTTTTCGCAGGAGGGGGCGCTGGTCGTGCCGCTGGACGGACTGGTGGGATTGTCGGACATCACGCAGGTGGAAGGCTGCGGGCTCAGTTGGGGACGCCTTGATGCGCTCGCGATGCTTGGCCGGGTGGTCGATGGGCTGGGCCGGCCGCTCGATGGCGGCGTAGCCCCGAAAGCCGCGAGTTCGCAGCAGTCAATGGACATGTTGTCGCATATCAATCCGCTCGACCGCCCAGTGATTTCGACGCCGTTCGCGACGGGCGTGCGGGCAATCGATGGTCTCTTGTCCTGCGGAGTCGGTCAGCGAGTCGGCATCTTTGCGCCGGCGGGCGGTGGCAAGAGTACGCTGATGGGCATGATTGCGAACGGGGCGACCGTCGATGCCATTGTTGTCGCACTGATTGGCGAGCGCGGTCGCGAAGTGGGCGAGTTCATTCACGATCACCTTGGCGCGCGGGGCGCATCGTCGGTTGTAATTGCATCGACGTCCGAGCGGCCTGCGGCGGAGCGCATCAAGGCGGCCGAACTGGCTTGCCGTGTAGCGAGCGATTTGCGCGCCGAGGGAAAGCACGTTTTGCTGCTGTTCGATTCCCTGACGCGCTATGCGCGGGCACTGCGCGAGGTGGGTCTTGCGGTTGGCGAGCCGCCCGTGCGGCGAGGCTATCCACCGCGCGTTTTCGCCGAGTTACCGCGCCTGATCGAGACCGCGGGGCTTACGCGACAGGGCGCGGTCACCGCGTTCTTCACGGTGCTGGCCGAAGACGAGGAGATGTCGGATCCTGTCGCGGAGGAGGCCCGCTCGTTGCTCGACGGCCATATTCAGTTGTCGGGGCGCCTCGGCGGGGCGGGACATTATCCGGCCATCGACGTGTTGAAAAGCAAGAGCCGCGTGATGTCACGGGTGACGAGCGGCGCGCATCGAGATGATGCCAACCGCGTGCGCGGCTGGATGAGCCGATATCAGGAAGTGGAACTGCTGCTGCAGATCGGCGAATATCGGCGCGGCAATGATTCGGCGAGCGATCTCGCGATCGACCGGCATGAAATGATCGAGCGCTTTCTGCGTCAGCGTCACGACGAGTATTCCGGCTGGGAGACGACGATTGCGTTGCTGCGCGCGCTTTGCCGTGGATCGCGCGAATGA
- a CDS encoding DUF1521 domain-containing protein, with translation MIQPLSPALFGPASGSLQNYQFDSTSFSQQHSQTRNGMSSSMSMSMSSFQQATSNRGFEQSFSFNSTRVRESFGNTSSRGNGRSDRCVGRQDNWSNTQVKDNKSTINLGDYKLDLNKKDSSMLLTDKKTGDTTKVWGDPHIDSNGTSNMFNGPLSLNLSDGTKVTIGTQGQGNVSYADKLTITKGNDAYMVNGLSEKDSNPLTVQHTGNGRRLDAQTPDGYSLVENRNGKGWIDPQTGHAPTAADYKKH, from the coding sequence ATGATTCAACCGCTCAGCCCGGCGTTGTTCGGGCCCGCTTCTGGGAGCCTGCAGAATTACCAGTTTGATTCAACGAGCTTTTCGCAGCAGCACTCGCAAACGCGCAACGGGATGTCATCGTCGATGTCGATGTCGATGTCCAGCTTTCAACAGGCCACATCGAACCGCGGTTTCGAGCAATCGTTCAGTTTCAACAGCACGCGGGTTCGGGAAAGTTTCGGAAACACATCCTCCCGCGGGAACGGTCGGTCGGACCGGTGCGTTGGTCGGCAGGACAACTGGAGCAATACGCAGGTCAAGGACAACAAGTCGACCATCAACCTTGGTGACTACAAGCTCGATCTGAACAAGAAGGACTCTTCGATGCTTCTGACGGACAAGAAGACCGGCGACACGACCAAAGTCTGGGGTGACCCACACATTGACAGCAACGGCACCTCGAACATGTTCAATGGCCCATTGTCGCTCAATCTGTCTGATGGCACGAAGGTGACCATCGGCACGCAGGGGCAAGGCAATGTCAGCTACGCCGACAAGCTCACGATTACAAAAGGCAACGACGCTTATATGGTCAACGGCCTGAGCGAGAAGGACAGTAATCCGCTCACCGTGCAGCACACAGGCAACGGCCGCCGGCTCGATGCACAAACTCCGGACGGCTATTCGCTTGTTGAGAACCGGAATGGCAAGGGCTGGATCGATCCGCAGACGGGCCACGCGCCGACCGCGGCAGACTACAAGAAGCACTAA
- a CDS encoding substrate-binding domain-containing protein, with translation MKQRRGSRIALASVMAAAAVACLASSGAYAQCVAGIPAGSIGPKGIVGQGPNGEKAASVDAVKLTDADIAKIKAGKFKVGISMQTMNLDWSQLQVAGITDTLKKYGVEVIGTASAEYQVDKQIADIENTIQRHPNGIISIPVDGTATAATYKKVSAAGIKLVFMDNVPTGLKHPEEYSSMISADSEGNGQIAAKVLASCVPQGATVGLVNFGVDYFSTTERTKAVNDWLKKNRPDIKIKQVAFTDPSKVGQIAGDFLTGNPDVKGLFAVWDQPALDTLTSMRAQGVTIPMTTVDLGLQSAIEIAKGGPLKATGSQRPYDQGVAEAMAMMKALIGQTPPAWIGVQSLPVVQSNVLESYKTVFKKDPPPQLADACKKAAPACG, from the coding sequence ATGAAACAACGTCGTGGTTCAAGAATAGCGTTAGCCAGTGTCATGGCGGCGGCCGCTGTCGCTTGTCTGGCTTCCTCGGGTGCTTACGCGCAATGCGTGGCTGGCATACCCGCTGGCTCGATCGGACCGAAGGGCATTGTCGGGCAAGGACCGAACGGCGAAAAAGCCGCCTCGGTGGATGCCGTGAAGTTGACCGACGCCGACATCGCCAAGATCAAGGCCGGCAAGTTCAAGGTCGGCATTTCGATGCAGACCATGAATCTCGACTGGTCGCAACTACAGGTGGCAGGCATCACCGATACGCTGAAGAAGTACGGCGTGGAAGTGATCGGCACGGCGTCGGCGGAATATCAGGTCGACAAGCAGATCGCCGATATCGAGAACACGATCCAGCGCCACCCGAACGGCATCATCTCGATTCCGGTCGATGGCACGGCGACGGCCGCCACCTACAAGAAAGTGTCCGCGGCCGGCATCAAGCTCGTGTTCATGGACAACGTGCCGACCGGCCTGAAGCATCCGGAGGAATACTCGTCGATGATCTCGGCGGACAGTGAAGGCAACGGCCAGATCGCGGCGAAAGTGCTCGCCTCGTGCGTGCCGCAGGGCGCGACGGTCGGGCTGGTAAATTTCGGCGTGGACTACTTCAGCACGACGGAACGCACCAAGGCCGTCAACGACTGGCTGAAGAAAAATCGTCCGGACATCAAGATCAAGCAGGTCGCCTTCACGGACCCGTCTAAAGTCGGCCAGATCGCGGGCGACTTCCTCACCGGCAATCCGGACGTGAAGGGTCTGTTCGCCGTGTGGGATCAGCCGGCGCTGGACACGCTCACGTCGATGCGCGCGCAAGGCGTGACGATTCCCATGACGACGGTCGATCTGGGACTTCAGTCCGCGATCGAAATCGCCAAGGGCGGACCGCTGAAGGCGACCGGTTCGCAGCGTCCGTACGATCAAGGCGTCGCCGAAGCCATGGCGATGATGAAGGCGCTGATCGGCCAGACCCCGCCGGCGTGGATCGGTGTGCAATCGTTGCCGGTGGTTCAGTCAAACGTGCTCGAATCTTATAAGACGGTGTTCAAGAAAGACCCGCCGCCGCAACTGGCGGATGCGTGCAAGAAGGCCGCCCCGGCTTGCGGTTGA
- a CDS encoding ABC transporter permease — protein MNESVSPLTAERQASPPQKSRMRRIAQALLQGDRPYALYAAFAILLVVFSFASPWFLSIDNFLNIGRQTALVSIIAIGMTFVIIARQIDLSVGSTLALSGMSAALAMAYVGNNWVIGAIAGIGTGAIVGAINGIVTTRVNIPSFLVTLGTLSAARGLALMVTTTKPVIIDNDSFIAIFGEGDIFGVPVPIIWTLLAVIAGILLLHYSVFGRQIYAAGGNPTAALYSGINTRRVTTLAFILTGMLAGLAALVLSARSHAARPDVVQGMELDVIASVTLGGCSLFGGRGFVLGTLLGSLIIGTLNNGLVLLGVSSSLQLVIKGVIIVAAVAFTRK, from the coding sequence ATGAATGAATCTGTCTCGCCGCTGACGGCCGAACGGCAGGCATCGCCGCCGCAGAAAAGCCGTATGCGGCGCATCGCGCAAGCTCTGTTGCAAGGCGACCGGCCTTATGCGCTCTATGCCGCGTTCGCGATTCTGCTGGTGGTGTTCAGCTTCGCGTCGCCGTGGTTCTTATCCATCGACAACTTCCTGAATATCGGCCGGCAAACCGCGCTCGTCTCGATCATCGCGATCGGCATGACCTTCGTGATCATCGCGCGGCAGATCGATCTGTCGGTGGGGTCGACGCTGGCGCTGTCGGGTATGTCCGCGGCGCTCGCGATGGCGTATGTCGGCAACAACTGGGTCATCGGCGCGATCGCCGGCATCGGCACTGGCGCGATCGTCGGCGCGATCAATGGGATCGTGACCACGCGCGTGAACATTCCTTCGTTTCTCGTCACGCTCGGCACCTTGAGCGCCGCGCGTGGACTCGCGCTGATGGTGACGACCACCAAGCCCGTGATCATCGACAACGACTCGTTCATCGCGATCTTCGGCGAGGGCGACATTTTCGGCGTGCCGGTGCCGATCATCTGGACGCTGCTCGCCGTGATCGCCGGCATTCTGCTGCTGCACTACAGCGTGTTCGGCCGGCAGATCTACGCGGCGGGCGGCAATCCGACGGCCGCGCTGTATTCGGGCATCAACACGCGGCGCGTGACCACCCTCGCCTTCATTCTCACCGGCATGCTGGCCGGACTCGCCGCGCTCGTGCTCTCGGCGCGCTCGCATGCGGCGCGGCCCGACGTTGTGCAAGGCATGGAACTGGATGTGATCGCATCGGTCACGCTCGGCGGCTGCAGTCTGTTCGGCGGACGCGGTTTCGTCTTGGGCACGCTGCTCGGCAGTCTGATCATCGGCACGCTCAATAACGGGCTGGTGCTGCTCGGCGTGAGTTCGTCGCTGCAGTTGGTGATTAAAGGCGTGATCATCGTTGCGGCGGTTGCCTTTACCAGGAAATAG
- a CDS encoding sugar ABC transporter ATP-binding protein codes for MSEPVAVAAASSPQVPLIRVAGVTKRFGGVHALRGVNLEVLPGEVHALLGENGAGKSTLIKILSGVHAYDDGVIEIAGQKVAFDSPAQSRDAGVAVVYQDLSLVESLSVGANLMLGREPRTRLGFVKNRQLMATVGEFLRSHGIPLDPKTPVGSLPFAYRQMTEICKALMGEVRVLILDEPTSALTGGEEQILFDAIRAVTARGVGVIYVTHRLNEVFRISQRVTVFRDGANAGTFQTAQTDMKQLVAAIVGPAHAALQARQKTAVGDGTVATTASELPASEEDTRAAPVLKLSNVSNDRLHHVDLVLRRGEVHGLAGLIGSGRTEILQTIFGLRSVDAGSIEFDGRTRSRITPAEAIQLGVALVPEDRHLEGLVLDHSIERNLTLPHLPHFSRWGWLRSQAAVQQAKRSMKELAVKAPNSSTAVKFLSGGNQQKVVFAKWNHPRPKLLMLDEPTVGVDVGAREEIYGVVNDAAQAGTGVLVVSSDLDELLRLCDRISIVADGCIVNTVERAELANAEALHHLIQLSRSSLEASAT; via the coding sequence ATGAGTGAGCCGGTTGCGGTCGCGGCCGCGTCATCGCCTCAGGTTCCATTGATCCGTGTTGCGGGCGTCACCAAACGATTCGGTGGCGTGCACGCGCTGCGCGGCGTCAACCTCGAAGTCTTGCCCGGCGAAGTCCACGCCCTGCTCGGCGAAAACGGCGCGGGCAAATCCACGCTGATCAAGATCCTCAGCGGTGTGCATGCGTACGACGACGGCGTCATCGAAATCGCCGGCCAGAAAGTCGCGTTCGACTCTCCAGCGCAATCGCGTGACGCAGGTGTCGCCGTGGTCTATCAGGATTTGAGTCTCGTCGAATCGCTCTCGGTCGGCGCCAATCTCATGTTGGGCCGCGAGCCGCGTACGCGGCTGGGCTTTGTGAAGAACCGTCAGCTCATGGCCACGGTCGGCGAATTTCTGCGCTCGCATGGCATTCCGCTCGATCCGAAGACGCCGGTCGGCTCGCTGCCCTTCGCCTACCGGCAAATGACCGAGATTTGCAAGGCATTGATGGGCGAAGTGCGCGTGCTGATCCTCGATGAACCGACGTCCGCGTTGACCGGCGGCGAAGAGCAGATTCTGTTCGACGCGATTCGCGCGGTCACGGCTCGCGGCGTCGGCGTGATCTATGTGACGCATCGGTTGAACGAGGTGTTCAGGATTTCGCAGCGCGTGACCGTATTCCGCGATGGCGCGAATGCCGGCACATTCCAGACAGCGCAAACGGATATGAAGCAACTGGTGGCGGCGATCGTCGGCCCCGCTCATGCCGCGTTGCAGGCACGGCAGAAAACGGCGGTGGGCGATGGCACGGTTGCCACAACGGCAAGCGAGTTGCCGGCATCTGAAGAAGATACCCGCGCTGCGCCCGTGCTCAAGTTATCGAACGTCAGCAACGACCGCCTGCATCACGTCGACCTCGTGCTTCGCCGCGGCGAAGTCCACGGGCTCGCGGGATTGATCGGCAGCGGACGCACCGAGATTCTGCAAACCATCTTTGGCCTTCGATCCGTCGACGCCGGCAGCATCGAATTCGACGGTCGAACGCGTTCACGCATCACACCCGCCGAGGCCATTCAACTCGGCGTGGCGCTGGTGCCAGAGGATCGTCACCTCGAAGGGCTCGTGCTCGATCATTCGATCGAACGCAATCTGACGCTGCCACACTTGCCGCATTTTTCCCGCTGGGGATGGCTGCGCAGTCAGGCCGCCGTTCAGCAGGCGAAGCGTTCCATGAAAGAACTGGCCGTGAAGGCGCCCAATTCATCCACCGCGGTCAAATTTTTATCCGGCGGCAATCAGCAGAAAGTGGTCTTCGCGAAGTGGAATCATCCGCGCCCCAAGCTGCTCATGCTCGATGAACCGACCGTCGGCGTCGATGTCGGCGCGCGCGAGGAAATCTACGGCGTGGTGAACGACGCGGCGCAGGCGGGCACCGGCGTGCTCGTCGTGTCCTCGGACCTCGATGAACTCTTGCGCCTGTGCGACCGGATTTCGATTGTCGCGGACGGCTGCATCGTCAATACCGTCGAGCGCGCGGAACTCGCCAACGCCGAAGCACTGCATCACCTGATCCAACTTTCCCGTTCTTCCCTCGAGGCGTCCGCAACATGA